From one Musa acuminata AAA Group cultivar baxijiao chromosome BXJ2-6, Cavendish_Baxijiao_AAA, whole genome shotgun sequence genomic stretch:
- the LOC135615355 gene encoding granule-bound starch synthase 2, chloroplastic/amyloplastic-like isoform X3, with amino-acid sequence MMRISLMMPFELPSNRARRSWKYRRTCCDRTNNPWSYSDNYAQTTEADVLDYGEETIDGIEVEQSVAETLGLLREADLELSQPQDMPPVIFEESEYYTMNDEILEVSAEEGMQGSNEQQEVPPEEGIMDSAPLAGPNVMNVIVVAAECAPWSKTGGLGDVVGALPKSLARRGHRVMVVAPRYGNYPEPKEVGVRKRYKVDGQDMEVTYYHAFIDRVDFVFIDSPVFRHIGNDIYGGNRLDILKRMILFCKAAVEVPWHVPCGGTCYGDGNLVFVANDWHTSLLPVYLKAYYRDNGLMIYARCVLVIHNIAHQGRGPIDDFSYVDLPGHYMDFFKLYDPVGGEHFNIFAAGLKAADRLVTVSHGYAWELKTPEGGWGLHGIINDNDWKFQGIVNGIDTRSWNPKFDMYLQSDGYTNYSLETLQMGKSQCKAALQRELGLPVRDNVPIISFIGRLDDQKGVDLIADAMSWLVDQDLQLIMLGTGRPDLEDMLRKFESERHDKVRGWVGFSVKMAHRFTAGADVLLMPSRFEPCGLNQLYAMMYGTVPVVHAVGGLRDTVKQFDPFNETGLGWTFKRAEANKMIEALGHCLNTYRNYKNSWEGLQRRGMMQDLSWDNAAQRYEDVLVAAKYQW; translated from the exons ATGATGAGGATATCACTGATGATGCCCTTCGAGCTACCATCAAACAGAGCAAGAAGGTCTTGGAAATACAGAAGAACCTGCTGCGACAG GACAAACAACCCTTGGAGTTACTCTGACAATTATGCTCAGACAACTGAAGCTGATGTTCTTGATTATGGGGAGGAAACAATAGACGGCATAGAAGTTGAACAATCTGTGGCAGAAACTCTTGGACTGCTAAGAGAAGCCGATTTGGAGCTGTCTCAGCCTCAGGATATGCCTCCAGTTATTTTTGAAGAGTCTGAATATTATACTATGAATGATGAGATCCTTGAGGTCTCTGCAGAAGAGGGTATGCAAGGTTCAAATGAGCAACAAGAGGTGCCACCTGAGGAAGGAATTATGGACTCTGCACCTTTGGCTGGCCCGAATGTCATGAATGTCATCGTGGTGGCTGCAGAATGTGCTCCATGGTCTAAAACAG GTGGGCTTGGAGATGTTGTTGGAGCTTTACCTAAGTCTTTGGCCAGGAGAGGCCATCGAGTTATG GTAGTGGCACCAAGATATGGCAACTATCCTGAACCTAAGGAAGTAGGAGTTAGGAAAAGGTACAAGGTCGATGGGCAG GACATGGAGGTTACGTATTATCATGCCTTTATTGATCGTGTCGATTTTGTTTTTATCGATAGCCCTGTTTTTCGCCACATTGGAAATGATATATATGGTGGAAACCGACTG GACATTTTGAAAAGGATGATTTTGTTCTGCAAGGCAGCAGTTGAG GTTCCTTGGCATGTTCCATGTGGTGGCACCTGCTATGGAGATGGGAATCTGGTTTTTGTTGCGAATGATTGGCATACTTCCCTGCTTCCTGTTTATTTGAAGGCATATTACCGTGATAATGGGCTGATGATATATGCTCGCTGTGTCTTGGTGATACACAACATAGCACACCAG GGTCGTGGTCCAATAGACGACTTCTCCTATGTGGATTTGCCAGGCCACTACATGGACTTTTTCAAACTCTACGATCCTGTTGGTGGTGAACATTTTAATATATTTGCAGCTGGTTTAAAAGCTGCTGATCGTTTGGTTACTGTTAGCCATGGTTATGCTTGGGAGTTAAAAACACCTGAAGGTGGTTGGGGACTGCATGGGATCATTAATGACAATGACTGGAAATTCCAAGGAATTGTTAATGGAATCGATACCCGAAGTTGGAATCCGAAGTTTGATATGTACCTACAGTCTGATGGTTACACCAACTACTCTTTGGAAACTCTTCAAATGGGAAAATCCCAATGCAAGGCTGCTCTACAACGTGAGCTTGGTCTGCCTGTCCGTGACAATGTTCCTATCATTTCCTTTATTGGAAGATTAGATGACCAGAAAGGTGTAGATCTCATAGCGGATGCCATGTCATGGCTTGTAGATCAGGATTTACAGTTAATCATGCTGGGCACTGGAAGGCCAGACCTTGAAGATATGCTTCGGAAATTTGAAAGTGAGCGTCATGACAAGGTCAGGGGATGGGTTGGGTTTTCTGTGAAGATGGCTCATCGGTTCACGGCAGGTGCTGATGTGCTACTGATGCCATCGAGATTTGAACCTTGTGGGCTGAACCAACTTTATGCAATGATGTATGGGACTGTGCCCGTTGTGCATGCTGTTGGTGGCCTTAGAGATACTGTAAAACAGTTCGATCCGTTCAATGAGACAGGTCTTGGATGGACCTTCAAGAGGGCAGAGGCGAACAAGATGATTGAGGCACTGGGTCATTGTCTGAACACGTACAGAAACTACAAGAACAGTTGGGAGGGATTACAGAGGCGAGGGATGATGCAAGACCTAAGTTGGGATAATGCTGCTCAGCGCTACGAAGACGTCCTTGTCGCTGCCAAGTACCAATGGTGA
- the LOC135615355 gene encoding soluble starch synthase 2-2, chloroplastic/amyloplastic-like isoform X1, with product MFSQLLSSPPVPPASSRAGAVACRLSHIATRPLTPSPLPTRKIRLNCIDYNGSACTVRFMNAVYHGLSVGLVRINQMKGNPPGAIRRSSSAEGQEDSDKDDEDITDDALRATIKQSKKVLEIQKNLLRQIVERRKFVSSIKDNFVTKEEETVSYNQNYSSFSNMDIDNDEDFDRTNNPWSYSDNYAQTTEADVLDYGEETIDGIEVEQSVAETLGLLREADLELSQPQDMPPVIFEESEYYTMNDEILEVSAEEGMQGSNEQQEVPPEEGIMDSAPLAGPNVMNVIVVAAECAPWSKTGGLGDVVGALPKSLARRGHRVMVVAPRYGNYPEPKEVGVRKRYKVDGQDMEVTYYHAFIDRVDFVFIDSPVFRHIGNDIYGGNRLDILKRMILFCKAAVEVPWHVPCGGTCYGDGNLVFVANDWHTSLLPVYLKAYYRDNGLMIYARCVLVIHNIAHQGRGPIDDFSYVDLPGHYMDFFKLYDPVGGEHFNIFAAGLKAADRLVTVSHGYAWELKTPEGGWGLHGIINDNDWKFQGIVNGIDTRSWNPKFDMYLQSDGYTNYSLETLQMGKSQCKAALQRELGLPVRDNVPIISFIGRLDDQKGVDLIADAMSWLVDQDLQLIMLGTGRPDLEDMLRKFESERHDKVRGWVGFSVKMAHRFTAGADVLLMPSRFEPCGLNQLYAMMYGTVPVVHAVGGLRDTVKQFDPFNETGLGWTFKRAEANKMIEALGHCLNTYRNYKNSWEGLQRRGMMQDLSWDNAAQRYEDVLVAAKYQW from the exons ATGTTCTCCCAACTCCTCTCCTCCCCGCCGGTCCCACCGGCGTCATCGCGCGCCGGCGCGGTGGCGTGCCGCCTCTCCCACATTGCGACGCGCCCGCTCACCCCTTCTCCGCTCCCCACC AGAAAAATCCGACTCAATTGTATTGATTATAATGGAAGTGCTTGCACGGTGAGGTTTATGAATGCTGTCTACCATGGACTATCGGTTGGATTGGTTCGAATCAACCAAATGAAGGGAAATCCCCCAGGAGCAATTAGGAGAAGCAGCAGTGCCGAGGGACAAGAGGACAGTGACAAAGATGATGAGGATATCACTGATGATGCCCTTCGAGCTACCATCAAACAGAGCAAGAAGGTCTTGGAAATACAGAAGAACCTGCTGCGACAG ATTGTTGAAAGGAGAAAATTTGTATCATctataaaagataattttgttaCAAAAGAAGAGGAAACAGTTTCTTACAATCAGAATTATAGTTCTTTCTCGAACATGGATATAGATAATGATGAAGATTTTGATAGGACAAACAACCCTTGGAGTTACTCTGACAATTATGCTCAGACAACTGAAGCTGATGTTCTTGATTATGGGGAGGAAACAATAGACGGCATAGAAGTTGAACAATCTGTGGCAGAAACTCTTGGACTGCTAAGAGAAGCCGATTTGGAGCTGTCTCAGCCTCAGGATATGCCTCCAGTTATTTTTGAAGAGTCTGAATATTATACTATGAATGATGAGATCCTTGAGGTCTCTGCAGAAGAGGGTATGCAAGGTTCAAATGAGCAACAAGAGGTGCCACCTGAGGAAGGAATTATGGACTCTGCACCTTTGGCTGGCCCGAATGTCATGAATGTCATCGTGGTGGCTGCAGAATGTGCTCCATGGTCTAAAACAG GTGGGCTTGGAGATGTTGTTGGAGCTTTACCTAAGTCTTTGGCCAGGAGAGGCCATCGAGTTATG GTAGTGGCACCAAGATATGGCAACTATCCTGAACCTAAGGAAGTAGGAGTTAGGAAAAGGTACAAGGTCGATGGGCAG GACATGGAGGTTACGTATTATCATGCCTTTATTGATCGTGTCGATTTTGTTTTTATCGATAGCCCTGTTTTTCGCCACATTGGAAATGATATATATGGTGGAAACCGACTG GACATTTTGAAAAGGATGATTTTGTTCTGCAAGGCAGCAGTTGAG GTTCCTTGGCATGTTCCATGTGGTGGCACCTGCTATGGAGATGGGAATCTGGTTTTTGTTGCGAATGATTGGCATACTTCCCTGCTTCCTGTTTATTTGAAGGCATATTACCGTGATAATGGGCTGATGATATATGCTCGCTGTGTCTTGGTGATACACAACATAGCACACCAG GGTCGTGGTCCAATAGACGACTTCTCCTATGTGGATTTGCCAGGCCACTACATGGACTTTTTCAAACTCTACGATCCTGTTGGTGGTGAACATTTTAATATATTTGCAGCTGGTTTAAAAGCTGCTGATCGTTTGGTTACTGTTAGCCATGGTTATGCTTGGGAGTTAAAAACACCTGAAGGTGGTTGGGGACTGCATGGGATCATTAATGACAATGACTGGAAATTCCAAGGAATTGTTAATGGAATCGATACCCGAAGTTGGAATCCGAAGTTTGATATGTACCTACAGTCTGATGGTTACACCAACTACTCTTTGGAAACTCTTCAAATGGGAAAATCCCAATGCAAGGCTGCTCTACAACGTGAGCTTGGTCTGCCTGTCCGTGACAATGTTCCTATCATTTCCTTTATTGGAAGATTAGATGACCAGAAAGGTGTAGATCTCATAGCGGATGCCATGTCATGGCTTGTAGATCAGGATTTACAGTTAATCATGCTGGGCACTGGAAGGCCAGACCTTGAAGATATGCTTCGGAAATTTGAAAGTGAGCGTCATGACAAGGTCAGGGGATGGGTTGGGTTTTCTGTGAAGATGGCTCATCGGTTCACGGCAGGTGCTGATGTGCTACTGATGCCATCGAGATTTGAACCTTGTGGGCTGAACCAACTTTATGCAATGATGTATGGGACTGTGCCCGTTGTGCATGCTGTTGGTGGCCTTAGAGATACTGTAAAACAGTTCGATCCGTTCAATGAGACAGGTCTTGGATGGACCTTCAAGAGGGCAGAGGCGAACAAGATGATTGAGGCACTGGGTCATTGTCTGAACACGTACAGAAACTACAAGAACAGTTGGGAGGGATTACAGAGGCGAGGGATGATGCAAGACCTAAGTTGGGATAATGCTGCTCAGCGCTACGAAGACGTCCTTGTCGCTGCCAAGTACCAATGGTGA
- the LOC135615355 gene encoding granule-bound starch synthase 2, chloroplastic/amyloplastic-like isoform X2 gives MNAVYHGLSVGLVRINQMKGNPPGAIRRSSSAEGQEDSDKDDEDITDDALRATIKQSKKVLEIQKNLLRQIVERRKFVSSIKDNFVTKEEETVSYNQNYSSFSNMDIDNDEDFDRTNNPWSYSDNYAQTTEADVLDYGEETIDGIEVEQSVAETLGLLREADLELSQPQDMPPVIFEESEYYTMNDEILEVSAEEGMQGSNEQQEVPPEEGIMDSAPLAGPNVMNVIVVAAECAPWSKTGGLGDVVGALPKSLARRGHRVMVVAPRYGNYPEPKEVGVRKRYKVDGQDMEVTYYHAFIDRVDFVFIDSPVFRHIGNDIYGGNRLDILKRMILFCKAAVEVPWHVPCGGTCYGDGNLVFVANDWHTSLLPVYLKAYYRDNGLMIYARCVLVIHNIAHQGRGPIDDFSYVDLPGHYMDFFKLYDPVGGEHFNIFAAGLKAADRLVTVSHGYAWELKTPEGGWGLHGIINDNDWKFQGIVNGIDTRSWNPKFDMYLQSDGYTNYSLETLQMGKSQCKAALQRELGLPVRDNVPIISFIGRLDDQKGVDLIADAMSWLVDQDLQLIMLGTGRPDLEDMLRKFESERHDKVRGWVGFSVKMAHRFTAGADVLLMPSRFEPCGLNQLYAMMYGTVPVVHAVGGLRDTVKQFDPFNETGLGWTFKRAEANKMIEALGHCLNTYRNYKNSWEGLQRRGMMQDLSWDNAAQRYEDVLVAAKYQW, from the exons ATGAATGCTGTCTACCATGGACTATCGGTTGGATTGGTTCGAATCAACCAAATGAAGGGAAATCCCCCAGGAGCAATTAGGAGAAGCAGCAGTGCCGAGGGACAAGAGGACAGTGACAAAGATGATGAGGATATCACTGATGATGCCCTTCGAGCTACCATCAAACAGAGCAAGAAGGTCTTGGAAATACAGAAGAACCTGCTGCGACAG ATTGTTGAAAGGAGAAAATTTGTATCATctataaaagataattttgttaCAAAAGAAGAGGAAACAGTTTCTTACAATCAGAATTATAGTTCTTTCTCGAACATGGATATAGATAATGATGAAGATTTTGATAGGACAAACAACCCTTGGAGTTACTCTGACAATTATGCTCAGACAACTGAAGCTGATGTTCTTGATTATGGGGAGGAAACAATAGACGGCATAGAAGTTGAACAATCTGTGGCAGAAACTCTTGGACTGCTAAGAGAAGCCGATTTGGAGCTGTCTCAGCCTCAGGATATGCCTCCAGTTATTTTTGAAGAGTCTGAATATTATACTATGAATGATGAGATCCTTGAGGTCTCTGCAGAAGAGGGTATGCAAGGTTCAAATGAGCAACAAGAGGTGCCACCTGAGGAAGGAATTATGGACTCTGCACCTTTGGCTGGCCCGAATGTCATGAATGTCATCGTGGTGGCTGCAGAATGTGCTCCATGGTCTAAAACAG GTGGGCTTGGAGATGTTGTTGGAGCTTTACCTAAGTCTTTGGCCAGGAGAGGCCATCGAGTTATG GTAGTGGCACCAAGATATGGCAACTATCCTGAACCTAAGGAAGTAGGAGTTAGGAAAAGGTACAAGGTCGATGGGCAG GACATGGAGGTTACGTATTATCATGCCTTTATTGATCGTGTCGATTTTGTTTTTATCGATAGCCCTGTTTTTCGCCACATTGGAAATGATATATATGGTGGAAACCGACTG GACATTTTGAAAAGGATGATTTTGTTCTGCAAGGCAGCAGTTGAG GTTCCTTGGCATGTTCCATGTGGTGGCACCTGCTATGGAGATGGGAATCTGGTTTTTGTTGCGAATGATTGGCATACTTCCCTGCTTCCTGTTTATTTGAAGGCATATTACCGTGATAATGGGCTGATGATATATGCTCGCTGTGTCTTGGTGATACACAACATAGCACACCAG GGTCGTGGTCCAATAGACGACTTCTCCTATGTGGATTTGCCAGGCCACTACATGGACTTTTTCAAACTCTACGATCCTGTTGGTGGTGAACATTTTAATATATTTGCAGCTGGTTTAAAAGCTGCTGATCGTTTGGTTACTGTTAGCCATGGTTATGCTTGGGAGTTAAAAACACCTGAAGGTGGTTGGGGACTGCATGGGATCATTAATGACAATGACTGGAAATTCCAAGGAATTGTTAATGGAATCGATACCCGAAGTTGGAATCCGAAGTTTGATATGTACCTACAGTCTGATGGTTACACCAACTACTCTTTGGAAACTCTTCAAATGGGAAAATCCCAATGCAAGGCTGCTCTACAACGTGAGCTTGGTCTGCCTGTCCGTGACAATGTTCCTATCATTTCCTTTATTGGAAGATTAGATGACCAGAAAGGTGTAGATCTCATAGCGGATGCCATGTCATGGCTTGTAGATCAGGATTTACAGTTAATCATGCTGGGCACTGGAAGGCCAGACCTTGAAGATATGCTTCGGAAATTTGAAAGTGAGCGTCATGACAAGGTCAGGGGATGGGTTGGGTTTTCTGTGAAGATGGCTCATCGGTTCACGGCAGGTGCTGATGTGCTACTGATGCCATCGAGATTTGAACCTTGTGGGCTGAACCAACTTTATGCAATGATGTATGGGACTGTGCCCGTTGTGCATGCTGTTGGTGGCCTTAGAGATACTGTAAAACAGTTCGATCCGTTCAATGAGACAGGTCTTGGATGGACCTTCAAGAGGGCAGAGGCGAACAAGATGATTGAGGCACTGGGTCATTGTCTGAACACGTACAGAAACTACAAGAACAGTTGGGAGGGATTACAGAGGCGAGGGATGATGCAAGACCTAAGTTGGGATAATGCTGCTCAGCGCTACGAAGACGTCCTTGTCGCTGCCAAGTACCAATGGTGA